A window of Methylobacterium bullatum genomic DNA:
GAGTTTCAACCTCTGAGCTATCGGAGAGCCGGAGCGCCAAACCTGACACTTGGGTGGTCGTTGTAGATTGCGACAACGGGCGTCGATTTTACGTCACCCAGCCGGAGATTGACGGGGATAAAAACTCATGAATGCTAGCAGTTTATTGGGTTTATCGTGGAGATCTAGGAGATCTAATTGGCCGAAAGCTCATCCTTTTTCGGCGTGGTCTTAGCCAGAAGCAGATGGCTTCGTTCGCCCGTCGAGAGGTCATAGCGCTGCGTTCCCATTATTGTGCGGACATTCAAGCGAGTTCTGCTTCGACATTTTGGCCCTACATAAGCGGACCAGCATTTTTTCACTCAACCCGGCCGTACTCTCTAGTCCCGATTAGTGGCCTCAGAGCAGACATTTCCAGGACCTGCAATGGGTCGGGACCGGCCTGTCCGTTCTACGGCTGGGTTGGGTGGATTGCGGACGGGTCGTCAGTGATAAGGTCGTGAGATGCGGCCTCATGACAGGCACCGAAGAGCTTTCAAGTGCGCCACGAGGCAGACGCTGCACTCTTCGATCTCTTTGATCTCCTCCGAAGAGACCGGTCGTTTCCGCCCGGCGTTCTCAGAGGAGGCGCAGTCAAGATGAGCGACTCTGGGCGCCCGCCATCCCAAGGGCTCCGAATTCGGGTCGATGCCATCCGATCTGCGGGACCGTTCACACCGATTTTGACACCCGCACCAAAGGCGAGCCCGGCCCCGGAGAGCCGCGTCAGAGGCGTGCAATCCAGATCCGCCGGGCGTGCCCGATCAAGCCCACGGAGCGGCTCTGGATTCCGGGCTCCGCGATGCGGACCCGGAATGACGACGTGGCCTGTTCATTGTCGTGCCACATCCCACTCCCCCGAGTTCGCAGCCCTGCCGCCATCCCGCCGCGTGTGGACATCGTTGCGCGGCGGCGGCATCGCCCTCGTCCGCACCTCATCCTGGGCTATGACACCCTTCCCCGCATTCCCCTGACTTCTTCGAGACGAGGCCACGACCCTTGCGCATCCTGGCGATCCGCGGCGAGAACCTCGCGAGCCTCGCGGCCCCCTTCTCCGTCGATCTCGCCGGCGGCCCCATCGGCGCCACCGGCATCTTCGCCATCACCGGCGAGACGGGGGCGGGCAAGTCGACCATCCTCGACGCCCTCTGCCTCGCTCTCTACGGGCGCTATCCGCGCGTGGCGACCAGCGGGCGCGAGCGGGCGCCCGATCCCGGCGGCGATCCCATCACCATCGGCGACGAGCGGGCGATCCTGAGGCGGGGGGCGACGGAGGGTTTCGCCGAGGTCGATTTCATCGGGAAGGACGGGCAGGGCTATTGCGCGCGGTGGTCGGTCTACCGGGCGCGCGGCAAGGCCAACGGCCGCCTGCAGAACAAGACGCGCTCCCTCACCCGGCTGGCGGACGGGACCTCCGTCGGCGACAGCAAGGCCGGCCTCGTCGACGCGGCGATCTGCGACCTCACGGACCTCACCTTCGACCAGTTCCGCCGCACCGTCCTGCTGGCGCAGGGGGAGTTCGACGCCTTTCTGCTGGCCGCCGAGGGCGAGCGCGCGGAACTCCTGGAGAAGATCACCGGCACGGCGATCTATTCCGAGATCTCGAAGCGGATCCATGCCGGGGCCGAGGCGCAGCGCGCCGGGGTGAAGGAGTTGGAGGCGCATCGCGACGCCGTCGGCCTCCTCGACGAGGCGGCGCGGGCGGAGAAACACGCCGAGCGGGCGCGGCTCCAGGCCGAGGTGGCGGAGTTGTCCGGCCAACTGGCGGACCTGAACGCGGCTCTGGCCCATGCGCGGCGCATCGCCGACACCCGGGGCCTGGTCTCGGCGGCCGAGAGCCGCCTCGCGGTCGCGCGGCAAGCCCTGGAGACCCATCGGCCCGACAGCCTTCGGTTGGCCGAGCTCGACGCGGTGGAGCCCCTG
This region includes:
- the sbcC_1 gene encoding Nuclease SbcCD subunit C; this translates as MRILAIRGENLASLAAPFSVDLAGGPIGATGIFAITGETGAGKSTILDALCLALYGRYPRVATSGRERAPDPGGDPITIGDERAILRRGATEGFAEVDFIGKDGQGYCARWSVYRARGKANGRLQNKTRSLTRLADGTSVGDSKAGLVDAAICDLTDLTFDQFRRTVLLAQGEFDAFLLAAEGERAELLEKITGTAIYSEISKRIHAGAEAQRAGVKELEAHRDAVGLLDEAARAEKHAERARLQAEVAELSGQLADLNAALAHARRIADTRGLVSAAESRLAVARQALETHRPDSLRLAELDAVEPLREPARNAARAARDLAAAEAALVLALAARGEAEARAGAAREAHDDATKADEASEIGFKAFGPVWTRAAELDTQIGGAATESAHATEAATAAEAKALDARTALEALDAGLAAAEAVRAEVAARFAADTGGAFLAGRTEEAEQLFAKRATLSAELAEAKATLRAATDEATRRAAAIATGTGRSHRRRPRGRRRPRTGPASPPPWTGSAKALRGRAWAPSTASPSTCARRCPGARPRGGLLAVERAATEAQIARRAEAAARLAGEEAAARQARAVEMRKAVAPWRSSPRRPSRSRRRICAACS